In the genome of Rhopalosiphum padi isolate XX-2018 chromosome 1, ASM2088224v1, whole genome shotgun sequence, the window gatcaagtattcaaaatgtttagtgcatattttttaatatttcgacattttcgGGTTTAAAAGACTTATTTTCGATTATAAAAgcatacttaaaatgtttaataggtacctacatattttgatagtttAACCAAAATCATGAACTTAAGTAAATATTTCTCATCAACTACGAATTTGTCATAAAGATGAtactaaactaatttttatcttaatggTTATTGGTTAGTAGATTAGATTAAATGTGCCTtgtctatattattgttttttaaatatataagcacaTAGAAAATTGACTGaagtaaaatagttaaaattaattaaaataaataaaatatttaaggaaaaaatgtaattttatagtgtaatataggcaagtaaatttttttagggcatatttataactacatatttttaatttttttatgtaaaagtgcatatttttaaatgcatatttgatgattttttatTGCGTATAGAATTCCTTGTTCtagttattatgaataaataatgttacTGTACCTGTACAATACAGTACGTGTAAGAAGTTTACGGAAAAAGCCACGGGGAAAAAAGCTACGTAATTAGTTGGTGATAAATTGATGACAGAAATTTCagatatacatatgtatagatACGACTGAAATGACTAATCTTTTTTAATGGAATGAGCAACAGTCGTGTAAAATCTGCGCAATAATTaagactattattttattactgtaaacgattcatatttttgtattaatacttcaaaatttcaaattatataactaaataagtgTTTTGATTCCGTCCACGCACTATTGATTGAGTTCCGAAGAGCGAACTTACAACGTTACTTGAAAATATAGTAGAATCCGTTTAATGGGGACACCACATAATGATGGGGACAaccgtttaaatgtttaataaagacAAATAAGCAGCGTCCCGAACAAATATATTCCTTACATTAATATACATCGGTTTATTGGGACAGTTGGATAATGGGGACAGATTGATCACCGCCCGATGTGTCCTAATTAAGCGGATTACCTACACGCCCACGGTACTAACCGCACGGATGTTCATAAGTTATGAATCATAACGCagttgattaaaaatacaataaacccATTTCGGATTTCTCAGAttagtctatatatattatatattattaatataacttgcTACATGTCATACTTGTCATAGTAAGGACAAATCCCCTTTATaacatgtaaattaattaatttttataaatctctGTTCTgtctatttattctattataaatttataaatttataactatataattatgataatataatatatcattgtaaaaatatataaattccaaTGATCTATGTTGTGGTACGTCTtactatttatagaaaaatacaatatatctattatctacaaATCTagaatatacctatgtatttaacACGTCCAAAACTTAAATCCTGCAGTCATGGCCTATActctatatataactatatagtatataatataatacatgatggTATGTCTGTCCGTCGTCCGTGTTACTAAATAAAGTTACAATAATTGAAAGGGTtgatttatatagattataggccGTCCATTATGGTATAAGTACATAGCTATTCGATACGACGGAgctaatttattacatttttcataaataatatattatataaatatagctatgtaaaatcaatgattatatgaatactatatattattatcgcagtattatttattacgcgaGATGGGTTCGACTTCATTCTAAAAGCTTTTCATAAGCTTCTTTGCTGCAACgtagtaacatattttattattttaatgttagttaTAATGACGTTAACaaggtataaagtataaactaaataaagtaTCTACCTAATAAGTTCGATATTGTTTACAAAGTGAATCACTATTATATAAGCATAATCAtctcatttttatttagtaatgcattaaaataactgatttttagaatttttaattacctatagctATAGGTATCTATTAAGGTATTAACTAGTAAGgacttatttcaattaattagaTTACCTCTCTTGTACCTACTGAGGCaatacaaacatcattattTCAAATGAGTTATGAGAACCATACATtcttactgtaaattataaagCAGATAGATTATTGATGATTTTAATGGATCTATATGAAAAGTTGAACGAGTAGTatcaaattattacaaattatatactaattaggacaatagttcttaaaaattattacaaaattataaaatatagatactatttaatttagtttaggtacctcttaatatttatgataatttttacaaaatacaacatgttaaaagattaaaaagaaaattaatcacaataattttaaaattatccccGTATAATTAGTTAATGTAATTATAGCTCCTGTTTTCCACatctattggctattatttaCTAGTATTATCCTTACATTTTAGTACACAATGTTAAAATACTCGATAAttactcgttcgaattttgatttggACACATCAACATTTGAAGGGAAAGTAAGTAACTATACTTGGCTGTAGTGATAGTAGGTGATGTCGGCGTTGAGTCAAAATCATTGAGCAAAATACTGTAATatacttatgtagttatgtgtTAAAAACTGCAGAATTCAGTGATaaatcatttatcattttacaCAAAATACGCGATTCTGTgtgaatattacttatttacttataattaataatagtattcagcaaaaaacattttacgatagatttatattgatattatagtaatttattattaaaaatttggtaatttgatttaattttgatcGTTATTATatctatcattaatattaaattaatttcaaaaaaaaaatttgattttaattttgttcatgTATTGTTGTGGCATCAATAGGCAATagcgttaaattaatttaaatgttttgaaaatgtcattatgaTATTGCAGTGTGCCAGTGTCTATTActtataactacaataatatacaaacaagtttcaaattttcatgaacaatatattatatattttttaaattttaattaaaattaattaactaaaatcgttatttgtggtatatttttgttataattattggaAATTGGTTTTGTCAGAAAACTGATTTTCGTAATAATTCCCATTTtccgttattaatattttagatatttttatttagatttatttatttttttatttttagcctCTAAATaccaactaaattaaatttactatctCAACTACATCCTGTAAGAATGttgaattttttgttttcaaagcAGGTTCATAATTgtgattattaaatcataatttgaactatatcaaaatattaaataatgaaacgcCAAAACGACCATCAAATATCAATCTACTCGGAACACTCGCATTAGCGCTGCTGCAGTGCTGCCGCGCCTTTTCCGGTTTTTCGGAGAAATTTGTTATCAATCACTGTCGTTATCAGTCGTTCATTATCAATCGCTGTTATCAACCGGGGACCGGCGGTCACTTTCTCGGTTACATATTCAACATCTCATGCCGGATTGGCGCCATTCCGAAATTGGCAGCCAAACCGGGCTGGTTCGATTGTTCCGGAATTTCTATTTTACTCGCGCGATGTCCGCGTTTATGGTTGCGTGGATGACGTTTGTGACATTGCTGGCGCTGGCTTTGGGATCGACCGTCGATGACCGCAAGCCTAACACCGTGTTCGTGGCCATACTCATACGGAATAAGGCTCACACACTTCCATACTTCTTCAGTGCTTTTGAATCTCTTGACTATCCCAAGGACCGAATGCACCTGTGGTGAGCTATTGAGTTATTCAATGGATAAAACAAACCTCTGttgttttttctttaaagtGGTTTCACTTTAACGTTTTGAAATTATCACACTAGTCATCGAATAATAAAGCATAGATACGAGTAATCCTGTGAATTGTACTGTCTATCACTTTTAATTTCCATTATTAACAAATCATTGTGATGTACTCTTTGTTTTTCATACTGTTCTCTTATAATGCGCATATAGACAAAATAATAACGACAGATTTATTACTGAATTTCTCAAAACTTGCAAAATGTGATAGagcaatagtatttaaaatattttttatttgctaatactccaaatattaatgtttacattaattattatgaatatgttTAAGACACTGAAatcaaagaaaattaattttcattactaatgcattattttttcattatgaaCACACTGTGATAttgaataagtaataatgtaagAACTTGTTATAggtattagataaataaaaattataaaaaaaagtttggtaTGTAGTGAGAAATTACATTCGtttaattttctgtttaaattaattttgattttctatttagcaataatttatttttaaatatcataaattaaagatttattttccctttaattgtttttaaaatcaaaaataattttataaatgtatttttttgatcAATTTATAGAAAGGTCTAagaaaatatgtgtattatggtttcaataatcttttaaattaatgatttatttaataggaatattatagaatataaaactagattgttatctaatttttaaaatataaaagttaattgctatatgtttattatatttattgttttataggaTTAGGAGTGATCATAACATAGATAACtccattcaaattttaaataaatggttgAAGACATCGGGAACAGTTTACCATTCAATTGATGTTAAAGTAGATAATAATTCAACAAAGTATGATGACGAAAGCGGTCCAGCACATTGGCCACATTCTAGATTTCAGCATATTGTACAGTTAAGGGAATCTGCTTTAAGAACTGCACGAGAAAGTTGGGCTGATTATATTtgggtaaataattaataattctaaatagattaataaaaataaatattttattcttaatgaCTTAATTTTTGTACTAATAGTTTTTAGATTGTGATGCGTTTATTATCAATAAGTCtactttaaaacatttaattaaaaaaaactatccaGTTGTTGCTCCTATGTTGAAGTCTGATggattatattcaaatttttggtGTGGCATGACtgacaactattattataagagAACTTCTGATTATGCACCTATAGTAGAAAGGAAAACTAAAGGGTGCTTTCAAGTACCAATGATTCACAGCTCAGTTTTAATAGATTTAAGACTTCAGATCACTaactatttaacatttaaccACAGTTTATTGTCTAACTACATGGGACCTGtagatgatataattatatttgctaTGTCTGCAAATTTTTCTGGTTAGTTGttagttatttttcttttaatgagatttaaatttatatattattttttcgattaGGTATTCCCTTACACATTTGTAATGATGAAATGTATGGCTTTATAACTATACCACTTGAAAAAGATAGTTCTTTAGAAATGGACATAAGTCAGttgacaaatataaaattagaaataactgGTAAGGatcagtattttaatattttttggcggtaaagaatataatatagtatgtatatccAAGTACAATAGTAATACATTTCtatctcaatattttttagttgataatGAACCATTACAAATTTCAAGTAACTTATCAGATCTTGATTTACCAAGTGCACACTTAGACAATATGGGTTTGGACAATGTTTTCGTGATTAATTTAGCCCGAAGAACAGAAAGACGTAATCGTATGCATTACTGTCTTAATGAACTGGGTTTAAATGCAACGTTTATCGAAGCTACTGATGGAAGGTTAGTAATTTAATtccagaatttttaaataatatattatattatcaatattattattttaaaaggtaaaacttaaaaaataaacagtttattaagaaataagtaataatggtcatttatataaataataaacataaaaatttacacAGAGTTAATAAGAATCTTAGAGATATGTCACCATGCTTggtgtttcattttttttttgacaactaCTAAAGTTTGTTAATTCatgatcattattaatattatcttggTTGATTTCTGTTAAGTTTTCATCTTTATTTTGATGAACTGATATCCTGCATATGACTGTTCTTCTGCTTTTTGCTGATGATCTACTATATTTGTATTGGTCAAATCCAGCCACATCCATTTCATCGTCAACACcgcataatttttgttttagtgtacaatacattttacgtattgctacctaataaaaatataaatacaaactttaatacactaaaattagtaaaattatattttgacatttgatTTTAACTAAGTATTCAATAATTAGTTTGCAATTATACGATTTAATAAAaaggtaaatttatattataaaaatattcaataatgaaaaatatttacttgaatTTCTTGCATTCTTGCTGCATAAATATATGAGTTTACTGCAGATTTAAGAATTACGAGACAATTTGTCGCGAAGTATGTATAAAACTTCACGGTTAAACTGCCCCAATCCGGTTGAATTATACAATCAGTACATATCAGGTAGTATTGTAAGCATGCTGGCATCCACCCAACTACAACACTTCCGACAATTATTAACGTAGTGTATAGCGCCTTTTCGTTTTTACTCTGTTGTGATTCCGTTTGTCTGCGTACCTACAGCATTCACATAAATTTGCGGGTATTATTagatcaaaaatgtaaataacgaATAgctgcattttaatattttacttgattcGGTTTATTGAAATGCACACTGCCACTCTGTTTGTACAGGAGACGAGAAGCTTGATgtttttttaccaatataaatatgtgATAGTACACTATTCCCATAATGGCAAGAGCAGCGAAAAGTACAGCTGAAAATGTACTTCTGAATTTCGATTCttttaaaaaactgaaaaaagtatatgataatattattacaagattttggtattatgtaaattgtagtggatttcgattttatttgtatgtatggttagggggggggggtgcaAAGGCTTTCATAAAACTATCTATAACATATGTAGTTTACAtagttttttacaaaatcttAAGAAGATACTATAGCCCCGAATTTGTAGTGTAAAACACACAACGGAGAACattgattaatttttctatttgagTCTTAGAGGAAAAACACATGTTAGTATGTTACACAATTTAAAGTGCACAAGTAATATTTTGGGGATAATGTCATaaccattattaaaatagatcaTACAATGATAAAGTTATACCtgtccaaaatattattttctttcgtGTTTCTAATCAGTGTTTTTGCTTTAAAATTGCTTTGTAGAAGCAGTTTTAGTAGCCCATGTGTACGttcatatgtttttaataatttttctgtataatttCGTAATTATTACGAAACGACCAACAACTGTAATGATATGAATTTaaggataacatttttattattattttttaaattacttatatgaaATTAACTCTTTATTATTACTGGTGGCAAGTCTTCTTAAGGCTAAAAGTATGTACTAAAAGAATTCCCCCCACCAAATCATTTGGATTTGCAACTGACGAGTAGTATATTTGATTCATCGAGTACTACGTAGACaacgtagtatataatattagaaaacgCATTATGTATTACACTCGTCACAAAAGTAccttttttagtaaataagaatataaatgaaGGTTAGATTTTATCAAttggtttatattttgttttcttgaaaaaaaaatacgttgtaTACGAACGTAATATATTATCCTCACCATTACCAACAAAATATGTACAGGAAAgtcattgaaaaaattataaacacgtTGGTTCTGCCACCAAGTGTCAAAAGagaattttagaaataatcTTATCTTTATGAAGTTAGCAGCATAATCataaaagaaatttatgaaatatgtccaataaatttgttaataacttGTTGGAATTTTTTGGAATATTCGAGTACTCTTAATTTTTGTTAGACATTATATTTTCGCCGATATAGTTTTTTCATGTTTGTGTTTCCATCAAAATCGGGGAGTAATCTATTAATGAAAAACATGTTTCTTCATGTTTCACATTtggtgaatatattttatattatgtaccttctatagtaataatagtgcTGCCAACGCAATGAGGGTAACAATTGTCTACATACAATTCATATCATTGTGTAAGACGTGTCGGTAGACTTAATCCGAGAAAATGGGAACAATAAACCATTATAGCGAATTTCATTTCTTGTGATATAAGCAGGCGAAACGCATTAGAAATGTATAGAAACTTTGTTGAAAAAGCTTGTTGCAAAAACAAATGGTTGCTATATTGTTTACTGCTGTAGCTCGGTGTAGACTCGGTGGTCTCGCAAAATACTTACTCGATTAGCTTACATTGAGGCGATTGGAACGCCTGGCAAGGTATCATGTGAAAGTAGGCGAATAGGAATGATGGCGGTAACGTCCATAGGAAGAATAAGAACACGGTAACGGTGCCGTGCGTAACGGTGGCCGGGTAGTGGAGCGGCCGCAGAATGCCGATGTAATGGTTGAACGCCAACATGATGAGATGGCCTGCCGTGGTTACTATGGCACCTAGCCGGAGTGCCTCCAGGCCCAGAATGGTGCACATATCCATTAGGTTCACTTGGAAGCCCACTGGCAGCAGGCTGTTGAATGTATGTCCGAGGCCCAATAGGAACGACGTGTACAGATCAGTACCGGCCAGGCTGAGGCTGATGTACAGAGTTGGCGACAGCGGCCTCCGGATCCATATCACCGACAATAACAGGATCACATTGAATATTATCGAGAATACACACAGCAATATTAACACCGGTGTGAAAGTGATGTACAGAAAGTGCGAGTATTCGTTGTCCAACGTGTCCTTTTCCCATGTGTTGTTCGTCACCGGTTCCGTGTAGTTGCATCGGTCGTTGATGCTGTTTGTCGTCTCCATTTCGCGCTCTGTAGCACTCACAGAAGTTCCCCGGATCACCGACGACGTGAATTGTTGATCTGTTCCCGGGTCTGCGGAAATACATCAATCGATTGAATGGTCGTCATTTCTTTAACCACTACAGGCAAAGTCGGATCAAGAGGACGCAACACTCGCTTGTGTTGTCTCAGTCTTAGGTTAGGTAACgggaattttattgatattttaattaaattatcatattaacttgatactaattaaaatatcaataaaagtctCCGAGTTGCTCTAAATAATGATCTTcacctttaattatattattggacAATTTACTCTATATTCTAATGTTAAAAACAACAGACTAAAATGGATTATTATGAACGTCAAATTGTCTACTTATGTTGTACACGTTAATAATATGGAGACAACATATGCGTGGGTGTGATGTTCTCTTAATATACCGTAACCCCACGTACATTAGTAAGTAGATATGAATGTTTGTAAAGGAGCTTCTGAATTCGAATTGCCTATTTTTTCTGCATTCGTCAATCTACAATGTGTATGTACAATACacggcaataaataataatctcagttctattaaaataatggtGCAGAGTTTATCGTTAAGCCGACTTTTAACATAGCTTA includes:
- the LOC132932229 gene encoding glycosyltransferase 25 family member: MPDWRHSEIGSQTGLVRLFRNFYFTRAMSAFMVAWMTFVTLLALALGSTVDDRKPNTVFVAILIRNKAHTLPYFFSAFESLDYPKDRMHLWIRSDHNIDNSIQILNKWLKTSGTVYHSIDVKVDNNSTKYDDESGPAHWPHSRFQHIVQLRESALRTARESWADYIWFLDCDAFIINKSTLKHLIKKNYPVVAPMLKSDGLYSNFWCGMTDNYYYKRTSDYAPIVERKTKGCFQVPMIHSSVLIDLRLQITNYLTFNHSLLSNYMGPVDDIIIFAMSANFSGIPLHICNDEMYGFITIPLEKDSSLEMDISQLTNIKLEITVDNEPLQISSNLSDLDLPSAHLDNMGLDNVFVINLARRTERRNRMHYCLNELGLNATFIEATDGRALTETDLEFMGVRLMPGYKDPYYKRPITKGEIGCFMSHYRIWAKTTSEGLDEVLVLEDDARFEPYFRFKLQMVLNELRRLKVSWDLVYIGRKSLNDNNESRLENSKLLVRPSYSYWTLGYLLSGRGAKKLLNANPLKKLLPVDEFLPIMFNQHPQTEWLEQFEERNLIALSASPLLIYPIRYTSDDGYVSDTEDSVIVQVTNDKLATEHNEIKEDL
- the LOC132932230 gene encoding trace amine-associated receptor 4-like; translation: METTNSINDRCNYTEPVTNNTWEKDTLDNEYSHFLYITFTPVLILLCVFSIIFNVILLLSVIWIRRPLSPTLYISLSLAGTDLYTSFLLGLGHTFNSLLPVGFQVNLMDMCTILGLEALRLGAIVTTAGHLIMLAFNHYIGILRPLHYPATVTHGTVTVFLFFLWTLPPSFLFAYFHMIPCQAFQSPQCKLIDFLKESKFRSTFSAVLFAALAIMGIVYYHIFILVKKHQASRLLYKQSGSVHFNKPNQVRRQTESQQSKNEKALYTTLIIVGSVVVGWMPACLQYYLICTDCIIQPDWGSLTVKFYTYFATNCLVILKSAVNSYIYAARMQEIQVAIRKMYCTLKQKLCGVDDEMDVAGFDQYKYSRSSAKSRRTVICRISVHQNKDENLTEINQDNINNDHELTNFSSCQKKNETPSMVTYL